A genomic stretch from Sulfobacillus thermosulfidooxidans includes:
- a CDS encoding SDR family oxidoreductase, whose protein sequence is MSTIADKVVVITGASSGIGEAAARLLASRGAKLVLAARRRERLESIAQDLQAGGGQVAIIPVDVTKRNQVEQAKDLALHQFGRIDVWINNAGLMPLAYMEKLHVEEWEQMVDVNIKGVLYGIAAVLPVMIAQDSGHIINIASVAGHKVGLAGAVYSGTKFAVRAITDGLRMELVSAHHHIRTTLISPGLVETELLHTTTDQEALNALKARVPGKPLNSQTIAEAILYAIEQPESVSVSEIIIRPSEQLN, encoded by the coding sequence GTGAGCACAATCGCCGATAAAGTGGTCGTTATTACGGGAGCGAGTAGTGGTATTGGCGAAGCAGCAGCTCGACTCTTGGCGAGCCGGGGCGCCAAACTGGTTCTCGCAGCTAGACGCCGCGAAAGGTTAGAGAGTATTGCCCAAGATTTGCAGGCAGGCGGAGGGCAAGTGGCCATCATTCCCGTTGATGTCACCAAGCGCAATCAAGTTGAACAGGCTAAGGACCTGGCGTTGCATCAGTTTGGTCGCATTGATGTGTGGATCAATAATGCCGGTCTCATGCCTCTGGCGTACATGGAAAAACTCCATGTGGAAGAATGGGAACAAATGGTCGATGTGAATATCAAGGGCGTTTTATATGGAATCGCCGCCGTTCTCCCCGTGATGATTGCTCAAGATAGTGGCCACATTATCAATATTGCTTCTGTCGCTGGCCACAAAGTCGGACTCGCGGGGGCCGTTTACAGCGGAACGAAGTTTGCAGTCCGGGCTATCACAGATGGATTACGAATGGAGCTAGTTTCCGCTCATCATCACATACGTACCACCCTCATTTCGCCCGGTTTGGTCGAAACCGAGTTATTACATACAACAACAGATCAAGAGGCACTCAATGCGCTAAAGGCCCGTGTTCCTGGGAAACCTCTTAATAGCCAGACTATCGCAGAGGCCATTTTGTATGCGATTGAACAGCCTGAGTCTGTATCGGTGAGCGAGATTATTATTCGGCCTTCTGAACAACTCAATTAA